Proteins from a genomic interval of Symmachiella macrocystis:
- a CDS encoding ABC transporter permease, with protein MLRPTFALMNRSLRLDVRRRRFHLLRLIVVSVLFVLLLMVQGRSWSFAAPGLSFFRTIAWLNISLIAISGIGFFASSITEEKEEMTLELFIIAGIGPLAIMIGKGVNRLTAALSVLVVQIPFTMIAVTLGGVKARQILAAYVALAAFLFLVANIGLFYSVICRRTGQAMAYTVITIGLLLNGSALIGKFMTALIARGYLTSNGTIAQSAATLSQILHDSSITTRIDDILQTAFKSPAIGFQVQSNLAAGVGLFIAAWLLFGWFNAGVSHSAPSRGWVSRPDRWLRFLVPGRPWKNALAWKDFHFLTGGMTLIIVRLLLIPLLTMGIYLSQLVANTWGNWWDLNMQNLVGVSLVVLAAELLVQSSRIFHEEVKWKTLGNIALLPQPIGVSARDKLRGCLLGCIPAILWLSIGIAGTHDEILRSLNGLSEGMWFLCGLAEFVLFMHITAYLSLVVRWGALPLALVVFASYVAVSMSCFVAMLAGLLISGSETGSVAMAAYNTIAATIVTGLLYAAIGRRLEAAQGL; from the coding sequence ATGCTTCGACCCACCTTCGCATTAATGAATCGTTCACTCCGCCTGGATGTCCGGCGGCGGCGGTTTCATCTCTTGCGGTTGATCGTCGTTAGCGTGCTGTTTGTCCTGCTGTTGATGGTACAAGGTCGCAGTTGGTCGTTCGCCGCTCCGGGGCTTTCTTTTTTTCGCACGATTGCCTGGCTGAATATCTCCTTAATCGCAATCTCCGGCATCGGTTTTTTTGCCTCGTCCATCACCGAGGAAAAGGAGGAGATGACTCTAGAGCTATTCATCATCGCCGGCATCGGTCCGCTGGCGATCATGATTGGAAAGGGGGTCAACCGGCTTACCGCTGCGCTATCGGTGTTGGTCGTACAGATTCCATTTACGATGATTGCCGTCACATTGGGTGGCGTGAAGGCACGGCAAATTTTGGCCGCCTATGTCGCGTTGGCGGCCTTTTTGTTTCTCGTGGCCAACATCGGATTGTTCTATTCCGTCATCTGCCGCCGCACCGGGCAGGCCATGGCCTACACGGTCATTACGATCGGCTTGTTGCTCAACGGCTCGGCATTGATCGGCAAATTCATGACCGCACTGATCGCCCGCGGCTATTTGACCAGCAACGGAACGATCGCTCAATCCGCCGCCACGCTGTCGCAAATTTTGCACGATTCATCGATCACCACCCGCATTGATGACATCCTGCAGACCGCATTTAAAAGTCCCGCGATTGGCTTTCAAGTTCAGAGCAACTTGGCTGCCGGGGTTGGGTTGTTTATCGCCGCGTGGCTGCTGTTCGGTTGGTTTAATGCCGGTGTCTCCCACTCCGCGCCGTCGCGGGGTTGGGTGTCACGTCCAGACCGTTGGTTGCGGTTTCTCGTCCCAGGCCGCCCCTGGAAAAACGCTCTGGCTTGGAAGGACTTTCACTTCCTCACCGGCGGCATGACGCTGATTATCGTCCGCCTTCTATTGATCCCGCTACTAACGATGGGGATTTACCTCTCGCAGTTGGTAGCGAATACCTGGGGGAATTGGTGGGATCTCAATATGCAGAATCTCGTAGGCGTTTCCCTGGTCGTATTGGCAGCCGAACTTCTCGTGCAATCATCACGAATATTTCACGAAGAAGTCAAATGGAAAACCTTGGGAAATATCGCCCTGTTACCGCAACCCATCGGAGTATCGGCCCGTGATAAGCTACGCGGCTGTCTACTCGGCTGTATCCCGGCTATTCTCTGGTTGAGCATCGGTATCGCCGGCACTCATGACGAGATTCTGCGGAGTCTCAACGGTCTATCCGAAGGAATGTGGTTCCTCTGTGGTCTGGCGGAATTCGTGTTGTTTATGCACATCACGGCGTATCTGTCGTTGGTCGTGCGTTGGGGCGCATTGCCGTTGGCCTTGGTGGTATTCGCCAGCTATGTCGCCGTCAGCATGTCCTGCTTCGTCGCCATGCTCGCGGGCCTGCTGATCAGTGGCTCGGAAACCGGATCGGTGGCGATGGCGGCGTATAATACGATTGCGGCAACCATCGTGACAGGACTGCTGTACGCTGCCATCGGTCGCCGACTAGAAGCTGCCCAGGGGCTTTAG
- a CDS encoding ABC transporter permease, with product MRNARTHLLRAAFIIPVILFVYFAATVGNSIGAPGLFFFRPLTYLNFVLISLAGISLFSSAITEEKEEMTLGLLRMAGISPLALLLGKGTSRLFTVVLILSVQFPFTLLAETLGGVTRNQVFATYVALLAYTLLIANLGLFCSVFCRRSSRAALLTTICLALMFIGPSLLDALWNVVLALDVLTDNSSLPAIVDNIFLWLTEISVLNRLGTISMSGFKESPFSTQVIVDSVAAALLFLASWVSFDWFNREEISAAPPRGLLPRLSRKPGGKRSGMPRPWKHPLAWKDYHFIAGGRRLAIAKFIAYIAICGMITVFAAILAPNPSFEREEIAGLLMSVSLLGICLETSLMASRVFHDETKWYTLSNLVMLPISIPRMAYEKIAGCLWGLLPAATLLFAGAVCAPGNFGTFLADIITEPWYWVWIAQLIMFWHLIAWGSLQIKWGALPLAIAIVLFGDFITQVVIMTVILLINSPSRNAFANGEFIEYLLPVALTVGQLLITAMLHVGIGTQLKKQAAA from the coding sequence ATGAGAAACGCACGCACGCACTTGCTCCGTGCTGCGTTTATCATTCCGGTGATCTTGTTCGTTTACTTCGCTGCAACAGTGGGAAATTCAATTGGGGCACCGGGCCTGTTTTTCTTTAGGCCGCTGACCTACCTGAATTTCGTGTTGATCTCTCTGGCCGGAATCAGTCTGTTTTCGTCGGCCATCACCGAAGAAAAAGAGGAGATGACGCTCGGTTTATTACGCATGGCCGGCATCAGTCCGCTGGCGCTACTTCTGGGAAAAGGGACTTCGCGGCTATTCACGGTCGTGCTGATTCTCTCGGTGCAGTTTCCGTTCACATTACTTGCCGAAACGCTCGGGGGAGTGACACGCAACCAAGTGTTCGCCACCTACGTCGCGCTGTTGGCGTATACGCTGCTGATCGCCAATCTCGGCCTGTTCTGTTCGGTCTTCTGCAGACGGTCGAGCCGCGCCGCTTTGCTAACGACCATTTGTCTCGCATTGATGTTCATTGGCCCCTCCCTATTGGATGCGCTGTGGAACGTTGTGCTCGCGCTCGATGTTCTTACTGACAATTCATCGCTCCCCGCTATTGTCGATAATATCTTTCTATGGCTGACTGAAATCTCCGTCTTGAATCGGCTGGGCACGATTTCCATGTCGGGATTCAAGGAGTCCCCCTTCAGCACACAGGTCATCGTTGATAGCGTGGCAGCGGCCTTGTTGTTTTTGGCCTCCTGGGTCTCTTTCGACTGGTTCAATCGAGAGGAAATCTCGGCCGCTCCTCCGCGCGGGCTACTCCCACGTTTATCGCGCAAACCGGGAGGAAAACGGTCCGGTATGCCCCGTCCCTGGAAACACCCGCTGGCCTGGAAGGACTATCACTTCATCGCCGGGGGACGACGGTTGGCGATCGCGAAATTCATCGCCTATATAGCGATTTGCGGGATGATCACCGTTTTTGCTGCCATTTTGGCTCCCAACCCCAGCTTTGAACGCGAGGAGATCGCGGGGTTATTGATGTCCGTCTCCTTATTGGGCATCTGCCTGGAAACCAGTCTGATGGCGTCGCGCGTGTTTCACGATGAGACGAAATGGTACACACTTTCGAATTTGGTCATGTTGCCCATCTCTATCCCCCGCATGGCCTATGAGAAAATTGCCGGCTGCCTGTGGGGTTTGCTTCCAGCGGCGACTTTGCTCTTTGCTGGAGCGGTCTGTGCACCTGGTAATTTCGGTACATTCCTCGCCGATATCATCACGGAACCTTGGTATTGGGTCTGGATTGCCCAATTGATCATGTTCTGGCATCTCATCGCCTGGGGTTCGTTGCAGATCAAATGGGGGGCGCTGCCGCTGGCAATTGCCATCGTGCTGTTCGGAGACTTCATCACCCAAGTCGTAATCATGACCGTGATTTTACTAATTAACTCTCCATCGCGTAACGCATTCGCCAATGGCGAATTTATCGAATACCTACTCCCAGTGGCATTGACCGTCGGACAACTGCTGATCACCGCCATGCTGCATGTGGGGATCGGCACGCAACTCAAAAAACAAGCCGCCGCTTAA
- a CDS encoding ABC transporter ATP-binding protein has translation MADNFETTPVLDVQRLSYAFKNHRALVNVNFQVQPQSLHGFVGPNGAGKTTTLKIICTLLKPQAGRVKVFGMDVVNDVKEVRRRIGFMPDHFSMYRQMTVFEYLDFFGAAYGLDQKERDRIIADVLALTDMDGRKDSLINGLSRGMQQRVSLARVLVNDPELLLLDEPASGLDPRARIELMEILQELRRMGKTIFISSHILSELAELCDSVTIIDRGLVKYSGDMDGLLIDAAAHPTYVVTLRERMDAGEQLQSLPGVLSATAVEGKPAWSVSFDRELTDTNTLLRGVLDLGLPLASFSEDRKHLNQAFMDLTEQGVRT, from the coding sequence ATGGCTGACAACTTCGAAACCACACCGGTCCTGGATGTGCAACGGTTGAGTTATGCCTTCAAGAATCATCGCGCGCTGGTGAATGTCAATTTCCAAGTCCAGCCCCAGTCCTTGCATGGATTTGTCGGCCCCAACGGCGCGGGAAAAACAACGACTTTGAAAATCATTTGCACGTTATTGAAACCACAAGCAGGACGCGTGAAAGTCTTCGGCATGGACGTCGTTAACGACGTCAAAGAGGTCCGCCGTCGTATCGGTTTTATGCCGGATCACTTTAGCATGTACCGGCAAATGACGGTTTTTGAATACCTCGATTTCTTTGGCGCTGCTTACGGATTGGACCAAAAGGAACGGGACCGGATTATCGCCGATGTCCTGGCGCTGACCGACATGGATGGTCGCAAAGACAGCCTGATCAATGGACTGTCCCGCGGCATGCAACAACGGGTGAGTTTGGCCCGCGTCTTAGTCAATGATCCCGAACTGTTGTTACTCGACGAACCCGCCTCGGGACTCGATCCTCGCGCACGGATCGAATTGATGGAAATCTTGCAGGAACTGCGGCGGATGGGCAAAACGATTTTCATCAGCTCGCATATTTTGAGCGAGTTGGCCGAACTATGCGACAGCGTGACGATCATCGATCGCGGTTTGGTGAAATACTCCGGAGATATGGATGGGCTGCTGATCGACGCCGCTGCACATCCCACCTATGTGGTCACTTTGCGAGAACGCATGGACGCGGGTGAACAACTTCAGTCTTTACCCGGAGTGCTGTCCGCCACAGCCGTGGAAGGCAAACCGGCTTGGTCGGTCAGTTTTGACCGGGAACTGACCGACACCAACACGCTGTTGCGCGGCGTGTTGGATTTAGGGTTGCCGCTCGCGTCGTTCAGCGAAGACCGCAAACATCTGAATCAAGCCTTCATGGATCTCACCGAACAGGGAGTGCGGACATGA
- a CDS encoding ABC transporter permease subunit yields the protein MKTKKLALGCPLLVKELTELAARKRTYQLRVLYAVILFATALTLFWAQLFDGFGSSGSPLAVLGRGDDMFQMLVLLQFAGVYLFLPAMACPAITSEKERDALPLLLLTRLGPWTIILEKLASRLIPMFTFLLLALPLMAFAYTFGGIEQRQIWGAILMLAVASIQVAALCMMCSAYFRTTVGAFIAVYFIGAALFPGIPILIDVFIVRLDADIALMLVAPYVYYETFQSGVGGNLWRELSLRLIPFVISTAVFLGLARFFLIRRAFAQPRHLLRNFFKWLDRVFVAANENRITKGIVVVSEGSSLPLFNPVAWREAEKKNLGRFRYLLRVFLGLEIPVFVVGTTTIIIQGADARMEYLSMLLFAIWIFVTMIISVQSASLVSGERSRQTLDVLLVTPLSGREIILEKVQGLRRLIWVISACFVTAYLFQVWWNGSVGRNSWFGYSGSRYLFASVLSLVIYLPLVIWLSMWIGLKTKSQTRAILLSLATITAWCLIPFGVFILFAELTGSEYTPILFLAPFAMIVVNELNDFPKYSNSMNSQAMLEWIVVLVNYAWYGGWVLVFRGLSLRHADRYLGRRDELWDKRFPALPKASPNSENILTASSYQ from the coding sequence ATGAAAACCAAAAAGCTCGCTCTCGGTTGTCCGCTGTTGGTGAAGGAACTCACCGAGTTGGCGGCGCGGAAACGGACCTATCAACTTCGTGTGCTCTATGCCGTGATCTTGTTCGCCACGGCACTGACCCTGTTTTGGGCGCAGCTGTTTGACGGTTTTGGCAGCAGTGGCAGTCCACTGGCCGTGTTGGGCCGCGGCGACGACATGTTTCAAATGCTGGTCCTGCTGCAATTTGCCGGCGTTTACTTGTTTTTGCCGGCCATGGCCTGTCCGGCCATCACCAGTGAAAAGGAACGCGACGCGCTGCCGTTGCTGTTACTCACGCGGTTGGGGCCATGGACAATCATCCTAGAAAAGCTCGCCAGTCGCCTGATCCCGATGTTCACGTTCTTGTTGTTGGCGCTGCCGTTGATGGCGTTCGCTTATACGTTTGGCGGCATCGAGCAACGACAGATTTGGGGCGCGATTTTGATGTTGGCAGTCGCCAGCATTCAAGTCGCAGCGCTGTGTATGATGTGCTCGGCTTATTTCCGCACCACGGTCGGCGCATTTATCGCCGTTTATTTCATTGGAGCGGCCCTGTTCCCAGGAATTCCAATTCTGATCGATGTATTCATCGTCCGCCTGGATGCTGACATCGCACTGATGCTCGTGGCGCCGTACGTCTACTACGAGACCTTTCAGTCCGGAGTCGGCGGAAACCTGTGGCGAGAGTTATCCCTGCGGTTGATTCCTTTTGTGATATCAACCGCAGTATTTCTCGGACTTGCCCGGTTCTTTTTAATCCGCCGAGCATTCGCCCAACCGCGGCACTTGCTCCGCAATTTTTTCAAATGGCTGGACCGCGTCTTTGTAGCGGCCAACGAGAACCGCATTACGAAGGGGATTGTCGTCGTCAGTGAGGGTTCATCCTTACCCTTGTTCAACCCGGTTGCTTGGCGAGAGGCTGAGAAAAAAAACCTAGGACGATTTCGCTATTTGCTGCGGGTTTTCCTGGGCTTAGAGATTCCGGTGTTCGTCGTCGGCACCACCACCATTATTATCCAAGGCGCAGATGCTCGAATGGAGTATTTATCCATGTTGCTGTTTGCAATCTGGATATTTGTCACGATGATCATTTCCGTCCAATCCGCCAGCTTAGTGAGTGGTGAGCGCTCACGGCAAACGCTCGATGTTCTATTGGTCACGCCGCTCTCGGGACGAGAAATCATCTTGGAAAAAGTCCAAGGGCTGCGACGGTTGATTTGGGTGATCTCAGCCTGTTTTGTGACGGCCTATCTCTTCCAGGTCTGGTGGAACGGATCGGTTGGCCGCAACTCTTGGTTTGGATATTCCGGGTCACGGTATCTGTTTGCGTCGGTATTGTCGCTCGTGATCTATCTTCCGCTTGTCATCTGGTTGTCGATGTGGATCGGTTTGAAAACCAAGTCACAGACGCGGGCAATCTTGCTCTCATTGGCCACCATCACCGCTTGGTGCCTGATCCCATTCGGAGTGTTTATCCTGTTCGCGGAGCTCACTGGTTCCGAATATACTCCTATTTTATTTCTTGCCCCATTTGCGATGATTGTGGTTAATGAATTGAACGATTTCCCCAAGTATTCGAATTCGATGAATTCACAGGCGATGCTTGAGTGGATAGTCGTCTTGGTCAATTATGCCTGGTACGGTGGCTGGGTGCTGGTGTTTCGAGGATTATCGTTACGACACGCGGATCGCTACTTGGGGCGGCGGGACGAACTGTGGGACAAACGATTCCCTGCACTACCGAAAGCATCTCCGAATTCCGAAAACATACTGACCGCTTCCTCCTATCAATAA
- a CDS encoding ABC transporter permease, with amino-acid sequence MKRPAFVMGFPLLVKELTELAARRRTYIVRVAYAVLLFVGAILMFSDIVFSRYTSPLALLGQGENMFLMIVALQFGGIYLFLPAMACSAITSEKERDSFALLLLTRLGPWTILFEKLAGRLVPMFTFMLLALPLMAFAYTYGGVQSEQIWGAIWLLGLTTVQVAAICLMFSAYCRTTVGAYLATNLFYFFFLFAIPGLAAGMARLPEHKLMYLVGPAIYFEIFDWGGGLNPWGELALRSVPLVLSTLVFLGIARLYLVRRAFAQPRHLVRKIFKGLDGIFETINDNPITKGVVLVNEQTRLPTDNPVAWRETMKKNLSQFRYVLRICLLFEIPIVVVALLMLDAGIHPNRVDTPLLFLLIMLWILTALILTVQAANLIASERSRQTLDVLLTTPLSGREIVLQKMQGMRRLVIGLSVCFITIFACEAWMRRGLDMASYGGVGNLLAYYSTWRYLVASLLSIAIYLPLIGWLAMWIGLIAKTQTRAILGSLAVLILWCVVPWGIVLTLSDLFTDRKDVLTGLFSPVTIILCNELNEFGPDGGLFPGTVRGHLFRWVVVLLNFAFYGLILYLIRSRCLRLADRYLGRREEQPAGILTSVPSPADLQVATTN; translated from the coding sequence ATGAAACGCCCCGCATTCGTAATGGGATTTCCGTTATTGGTCAAAGAATTGACCGAATTGGCCGCACGGCGGCGGACGTACATCGTTCGCGTGGCGTATGCGGTGCTGCTGTTTGTCGGCGCCATTCTAATGTTCTCTGACATCGTTTTCTCGCGCTACACCTCTCCGCTGGCTCTGCTCGGCCAGGGCGAGAACATGTTCTTGATGATCGTCGCCCTCCAATTCGGCGGGATCTATCTATTTCTGCCGGCCATGGCTTGCTCGGCGATCACCTCAGAAAAAGAGCGGGATTCGTTTGCGTTACTTTTGCTGACACGGTTGGGGCCATGGACGATCCTGTTCGAAAAACTGGCTGGCCGACTGGTGCCAATGTTCACCTTCATGTTATTGGCGCTGCCGCTGATGGCCTTTGCCTATACCTATGGCGGGGTGCAGTCGGAACAAATCTGGGGTGCGATCTGGCTGCTGGGGCTCACCACCGTGCAGGTGGCAGCCATTTGTCTGATGTTTTCAGCCTACTGCCGCACGACAGTTGGGGCCTATTTAGCGACCAATTTGTTCTATTTCTTTTTCCTGTTCGCAATTCCGGGTCTGGCGGCCGGTATGGCACGCCTTCCTGAACATAAGTTGATGTATCTTGTCGGTCCGGCCATCTACTTCGAAATTTTTGACTGGGGCGGCGGACTCAATCCTTGGGGCGAGTTGGCGCTGCGCAGCGTGCCGTTGGTCCTTTCGACGTTGGTGTTTCTGGGAATCGCCCGACTCTACCTCGTTCGACGTGCCTTCGCACAACCGCGGCATCTGGTGCGTAAAATCTTTAAAGGGCTGGACGGGATCTTTGAAACGATCAATGACAATCCAATAACCAAAGGGGTGGTGCTGGTCAATGAACAGACGCGTCTCCCCACCGACAATCCGGTTGCCTGGCGAGAGACGATGAAAAAGAATCTCAGCCAGTTCCGCTATGTGCTGCGAATTTGTCTGCTCTTTGAAATCCCGATCGTGGTGGTTGCCCTGCTGATGTTAGACGCGGGCATCCATCCCAATCGTGTCGACACGCCGTTATTATTTCTACTCATCATGTTGTGGATACTGACGGCGTTGATACTAACGGTCCAAGCCGCCAACTTGATTGCCAGTGAGCGTTCGCGGCAGACGCTGGACGTCTTGCTCACGACGCCCCTTTCCGGTCGGGAAATCGTCTTGCAAAAAATGCAAGGCATGCGGCGGCTGGTCATTGGCTTATCAGTTTGTTTTATCACGATCTTCGCCTGCGAGGCTTGGATGCGGCGGGGCTTGGACATGGCTTCATACGGCGGTGTTGGTAATTTGCTGGCATACTATTCCACCTGGCGATATCTCGTTGCATCGCTACTATCAATTGCCATCTACTTACCGTTGATTGGCTGGTTGGCAATGTGGATTGGTTTGATCGCAAAAACCCAAACACGGGCAATCCTGGGTTCGTTGGCCGTGTTAATTTTGTGGTGCGTGGTCCCATGGGGCATCGTCTTAACCCTCTCGGATTTGTTCACCGACAGAAAGGATGTTCTTACCGGCTTGTTCAGTCCTGTAACGATAATTCTGTGCAATGAACTCAATGAATTCGGGCCGGATGGCGGACTGTTCCCCGGGACCGTCCGCGGGCATCTGTTTCGTTGGGTGGTGGTACTGCTCAACTTTGCTTTCTATGGGTTGATTCTGTACCTCATCCGCAGTCGCTGTCTGCGATTAGCTGACCGTTACTTGGGACGTCGTGAAGAACAACCTGCAGGTATACTAACATCAGTTCCATCCCCGGCCGACCTGCAGGTGGCGACAACGAATTGA
- a CDS encoding ABC transporter ATP-binding protein produces the protein MSVVKIENLWVSYGSLHAVRGISIDIPRGEVFGFIGPNGAGKSTTIKVLATLLKHDRGMVWVNGVDVSRYPRAIRDSIGYMPDFFGVYDDLTAMEYLHFFAAAYRLPISKRKGIIHDVLELTDLTHKINSPVDSLSRGMKQRLALARVLLHDPDLLLLDEPASGLDPRARIEVRELLKELKNMGKTILISSHILHELGQLCSQIGIIEQGQMVAQGSLEEIYQQLSLMRVVHVQLAGKPNGVLEQIQEIPGVESVEQQVDRISIRLHEDLTSVEDLHDEICKLGGRIHMFQPEAMDMETAFMKLTHGKTN, from the coding sequence ATGTCCGTCGTCAAGATTGAAAACCTGTGGGTGAGTTATGGGTCGCTGCATGCCGTGCGGGGAATCTCCATCGATATTCCCCGTGGCGAAGTGTTCGGCTTCATCGGCCCCAACGGCGCCGGCAAGTCGACAACGATCAAAGTCTTGGCGACGCTGCTCAAGCATGATCGCGGAATGGTGTGGGTCAATGGCGTCGACGTCTCCCGCTACCCCCGGGCGATTCGCGACTCCATCGGTTACATGCCCGACTTCTTCGGCGTGTATGACGACCTAACGGCGATGGAGTACCTGCACTTTTTCGCTGCCGCCTATCGGCTGCCGATTTCGAAACGCAAGGGCATCATTCACGACGTGCTAGAGCTGACCGACCTGACGCACAAGATCAACTCACCGGTCGATTCACTGTCACGGGGAATGAAACAACGGCTGGCGCTGGCGCGGGTTCTGCTCCATGATCCCGATCTGCTGCTGTTAGACGAACCGGCTAGCGGTCTGGATCCCAGAGCGCGCATCGAAGTTCGTGAATTGCTCAAGGAACTGAAAAACATGGGCAAAACGATTCTGATTTCTAGCCACATTTTGCACGAACTCGGCCAACTCTGCTCGCAAATCGGGATCATCGAACAAGGCCAGATGGTGGCCCAAGGCTCGCTGGAAGAAATCTATCAACAACTCAGCTTGATGCGCGTGGTGCATGTGCAATTGGCGGGCAAACCCAACGGAGTCCTGGAACAAATCCAAGAAATCCCCGGTGTCGAATCGGTCGAACAACAGGTCGATCGCATTTCGATTCGACTGCACGAAGATCTAACCTCCGTCGAGGACCTGCACGATGAGATTTGCAAACTGGGCGGACGGATTCACATGTTCCAACCCGAAGCCATGGATATGGAAACCGCCTTTATGAAACTGACGCATGGCAAAACCAATTGA
- a CDS encoding vWA domain-containing protein, translating into MNLPGFYALSSAWLFLLLIPLIIFYFLKLRRPQVDVTSLVLWQQVVNDQRVNSPFQKFKRNMLLLLQLLLLISLILAAMQPFWPTGADRAKYVPVLIDCSASMGARDKPGGPTRLEVAKAQVEQMIEDLLPDQKLSLIAFHKTARRVTDFSNNKRVLRDGLNDITVTDIPSKIEEALRMTQAMARRVDIDNVLLLSDGNFPTEANFELPFELTYQKIDPGGKNMGITALNARRAGATKWEIFVRLEGAKDQQTAGRVEWAQDGNPVGAEEVILEQGQSERLVFSVDAERAAMIRVRLKPEGFDALDSDNIAYLDLPAGRDLTVYCPLDMKAYRHALRGMENVIVEPDAESGNSDLSEYDLLISDRSAEESPPAQVSLFVGVIPPNLQGLITIESGGAEVVDWDKTSPLLQYVQLTEVYSSDEPQSREEVQDRHYEEAGYEILAHGRTGPLILADRSGERPKFYLLFHTNNSTLPYRVGFPILVANAVQIATRQSSLSDVRGTITGVLPSRQLLTSRTYQVQGPGGLSRETASNDEGMVSGISAPLAGEYTLSEGGKLQARIGASLLSAEETSLVATEAIQFSELSISATDEKVKMDRPLWPQLTLAALVFLLAEWWYFLRRGGGLMA; encoded by the coding sequence ATGAACCTGCCCGGATTTTATGCGCTTAGCAGCGCGTGGCTGTTTCTGCTGCTGATTCCGCTGATCATCTTCTACTTCCTCAAACTCCGCCGCCCACAGGTGGATGTGACGTCGTTGGTGTTGTGGCAACAAGTCGTCAACGACCAGCGGGTCAATTCCCCTTTTCAAAAATTCAAACGCAACATGCTGTTGTTGTTGCAATTGCTGTTGTTAATCAGCTTGATACTGGCAGCGATGCAGCCCTTTTGGCCGACCGGTGCCGATCGGGCAAAGTACGTTCCCGTACTGATTGATTGCTCCGCGAGTATGGGCGCACGAGACAAACCGGGCGGTCCGACCCGACTGGAAGTCGCCAAAGCGCAGGTGGAGCAGATGATCGAAGACCTGTTGCCGGACCAAAAGCTATCCTTAATCGCATTTCACAAAACGGCTCGTCGCGTTACCGATTTCTCAAATAACAAACGGGTGCTCCGCGACGGTTTGAACGACATCACCGTCACCGACATCCCGAGTAAAATCGAAGAAGCGTTGCGAATGACGCAGGCGATGGCGCGTCGAGTAGATATCGATAATGTGCTGTTATTGAGCGACGGAAACTTTCCCACGGAAGCCAATTTCGAGCTGCCGTTTGAGCTGACCTATCAAAAAATCGATCCCGGTGGAAAGAACATGGGTATCACTGCCTTAAATGCCCGCCGCGCCGGGGCAACCAAATGGGAGATATTTGTCCGCCTGGAAGGGGCGAAAGATCAACAGACCGCTGGCCGCGTGGAGTGGGCACAAGACGGCAATCCCGTGGGTGCGGAAGAGGTGATTCTGGAACAGGGACAATCGGAACGGTTGGTGTTCAGCGTCGACGCCGAACGCGCCGCCATGATCCGTGTCCGGCTGAAACCGGAAGGTTTTGATGCACTCGATTCGGACAACATCGCCTATCTGGACCTCCCAGCGGGCCGCGATTTGACGGTCTATTGCCCCTTGGACATGAAGGCGTATCGACACGCGCTACGCGGCATGGAAAACGTCATCGTCGAACCGGACGCAGAAAGCGGCAACAGCGACTTGAGCGAATACGACTTACTCATCAGCGACCGCTCTGCAGAAGAATCTCCCCCGGCGCAGGTCTCGCTCTTCGTCGGCGTGATCCCCCCCAACCTGCAGGGCTTGATCACCATCGAATCGGGGGGAGCGGAGGTTGTCGATTGGGATAAGACTTCGCCGCTCTTGCAATATGTGCAATTGACCGAAGTTTATTCCAGCGACGAACCGCAATCGCGCGAAGAGGTTCAAGACCGACATTATGAAGAGGCGGGTTATGAAATCTTGGCACATGGCCGAACAGGTCCGTTGATCCTGGCCGATCGTTCCGGGGAACGTCCCAAGTTTTATCTACTGTTTCATACTAACAACTCTACGTTGCCGTATCGTGTGGGATTCCCCATTCTGGTTGCCAATGCCGTACAAATCGCCACACGGCAGTCGTCGCTATCCGACGTGCGGGGGACAATCACCGGCGTGCTCCCGTCGCGACAACTCTTGACCAGCCGCACTTATCAGGTCCAAGGCCCTGGCGGGCTTTCTCGCGAAACTGCCAGCAACGACGAGGGTATGGTTTCAGGGATTTCAGCGCCGTTAGCCGGGGAGTATACACTCAGTGAAGGGGGCAAACTGCAAGCGCGTATCGGCGCGAGTTTGCTCTCAGCTGAGGAAACCTCGTTGGTGGCGACCGAGGCGATTCAATTCAGCGAGTTGTCCATATCGGCGACCGATGAGAAAGTCAAAATGGACCGCCCATTGTGGCCACAATTGACGTTGGCCGCCCTGGTATTTTTATTAGCAGAGTGGTGGTATTTCCTACGCCGCGGTGGAGGATTGATGGCATGA